From Branchiostoma lanceolatum isolate klBraLanc5 chromosome 16, klBraLanc5.hap2, whole genome shotgun sequence:
TAGCTATACAATGATAATAAAAAtcgtttgtttttatttttgttgaaGTTGCTTCGACCCCCTCCCCTTATCAGGCATTTGCATACTGGTATAACCCTCACGACTTTTGTCAAAGTCCATGCTCTCATGACTCTCGTTCCCAGAGGCGACACAGACGGCCCTTCCTGGCCTGACCACACCGGCTTCCGCTTCTGTCCCCGAGCAGGTGGAGACACGAGACACAAGCCGAGCCGAGCCACCGAGAACCCACTCTATCGTCTGATCTGACACAACGTCTGTGCGCTGAACCAACGAACACCGACATTGAAATAACGTATGAAGAAAAATCACGGTGAACTTGAGAGTCAACCTACCGTTTGCTTTCTCTGCAGGTGCAGACACGAACCCGGAGCCGAGCCACCGAGAACCCACACTATCGTCTGATCTGTCACAAGGTCTTTGCGCTGAACCGACGAACACCGACATTGAAATAACGTCTGAGGAAAGGTAACGgtgaagttgaagttcaacATACCGTTTGTTTGTTCTCTCTACAGGTGCAGAAACGAGAACCACCGAGAACCCACTCTATCGTCTGAACCAACGAACACTGACTTTATCGTCTGAAATAACGTCTGAGGAAAAACCACGgtgaagttgaagttcaacCGACTACCGAGAAGTTGTAGTTTAACTCAGGGAATCGATCCATACGGTGCAAAGAATCCGGCTTTGAGGAATTTTGACGACATTTCTTTGGACTGAGTGAAGAGAAGAACTTGAGCAGACATGGAAACTTGGATCACAGCGTGCGTTCTAGGATTAACTCTTATTCAAACCGCGGTGAGTAGATGATATCAGATTGGGAATGATAGCATTATAATTAGCAGTTTGTCTTTGTATGTTGATATCGATACATTGTATTCAAATGGGAAGTTTTCCAGTTTGTGTAAACTATAATTGTGATAATGTTTGTAAAAATTAACACAATTCGGTGTAtatgtattgcattgtattgtactgtattgtactTTATTTCTGCACCGGGTATTTTATTTCGCTGTGAAATTGACATTGGATTGAAATTAAActatatactgtatactgtagATTATTCTAGATTATCTGGCTTGTTTGCTTTACCGCACGTACCTACACAGAGGTTAAGTGTTTTCCTGCTGAAGTTATTTCAGGACAGACAGATACGTCAGACTTGACTGACAGCCAGACTCCCAAAGTATATAGTTTACTCCTCTGTTTCAACATCACTTCCCTTACCTGTCAGGACATTTATTTGCTTTGTCCCTCCCGCTGCCAAGTTGATGGTGCACCAAGGACATTGAGTCATTGGCCATGTTGACAGATAGCAGATAGAAAACGTATTAATTACACACGATAAAGCGTTTAACTTAAAGATTTTAATTATTTGTAGTACTAAAATGGTGACAGTGCATATTCGATTTCTGTGTCAATCCTTCAACATTTCTAGGTTTTCTGTGTGTCGCAGGTTCGCATCTGTATTCTATCACTATATTTCTTCCGAAGGAACATTCAAAAGATgttgtcattcattcatcagcCAATCGATCCATCCATTCATACAGTCACtccatcactcactcacactcatcCATTTATTGATCCATCTACATTCACTtgttcaattattcattcattcattcattcactcaatcattcaatcattcattaatTAACATTTCCATtgatacactcactcacttgctcactcactcactcactcactcactcactcactcactcactcactcactaattcactcactcactcactcactcactcattcaacCGTCCATCAtttcatctattcatttattcgtTCGTTCACTCTCTTTTATTCCTCCATACCCACAGGTAGCGGAGGTGCGGGTGTGCCGTCTGGACGCCGACTGCCGGCCGGAAGAGTACTGCACCGGGGTGACCACCGGCCGGTCGGACGGCTACTGCGTGCCCAGGGTAGGAGCGCGCCCTTGCGTACGGGATCGGGACTGCCCCGTGGACGAGTTCTGCAGCTTCCAGGGCCAACTCCAACAGGGCTTCTGCACGGTAAGGGGAAAGGGGTTGCGTGTAGGTTGAGGGGTTACGgttatttccaagcagatactaCAGCTTCCAAGGCAAGGGCTTCAACAGGGGTTCTGCACGATAAGGGGGGAGGCTTGCGAGCCAAAGGAGggggtagcctccaccaggccttcatagGGGGTTATGGAGGGTAtatgtagcctccgatgcagactcaatccggctgttttctttttcaagttattgtttttatactattatatttttttccttattgctggccggcaaAAATATAATagcataaaaacaataacttgaaaaagaaaacagccgggttgagtctgcatcggaggctacggTATATGATTCTGCAAAAATAGTGTGAAAAATTGGTCAGGTAAATCATTCTCCCTATACTGTAGTTATCTGGCTAAATTTGACTAATTTCAGCAAGCGTTACGTTGTTAGTCTGTGGCTAGCTGTTACTGAACGTAAATGACGTCCAAATCATGCCGGAGCCCCGCCTCTgcatgcttggagagtaacaaagACGTGTAAGTCATACTTGTACTGTGCAAGACGTCAAAGATCAACACTGTCTTCTCCTTCCACTTGCAGCAAAGACTAGACGCCATCCCGCCCCAGTATGACCCTGTAtgtcttaactgtgcatacctataggtgctgcactagagatctctcaaacacactgttttttaaagtgaCGGATTTGTGTAAcatggcggattaatgttaatggcggttaCATCAACAGTTTCTCCTCTCCCCTCACAGCAAAGACTAGACGCCATCCCGCCCCAGTACGACCCGCTGGTGGTCGGGTACCCGTTCGGCAGTCTCCGGCGCTGCTTCGGGGACGCTGACCGGGGAGACCGGACCGGCTGCCCGCCCTGGGAGTACTGCTCCGACCAGACGGGGAGGACAGAGGGGTACTGTTTGGTAAGTCTTCCAAAATTAACAGtctttcttctttcattttgaggctaccaacttcaacttgctgaagactattgtagcctatataccgactgtaaggtttggaccatcgcacatctgggcatgcccctactcttttttgaaagttgtggtgggttcttaacgtgcgtggggtatggctctccccaaacacgggaaaACATATAGTTTTGGGGACAGGGGCTATTTGGCTATGGCAATGAAGTCAAAATTGTCCAAGAAGACATAGCTccgatgccagactgtttccagggcaaTACTGTGTCCTAAACACAggggataacaacccactgccgcTGCGGCCtcagaaaggctatgggaccacatctacctttacctaccttttATGCCTACTTTTTGTTTACCCACAGGGTCAGGATTGCTACAGTAACACTGACTGTGAGGGAGTGACGTGTAACGGCGGCGCTGTGAACCCGCGGATCCGGGGATACTGCAGTCTGCCCCAGGTCCCACGGACCCAGCTCAACCTGGAGCCACAGCCGGGCCAGCAGGGGGAGCCCAGTCTGAAGGAGGCCGGGACGTCGGAAGACTCCGCGCCGAAGGATGAAGAAACTGTAGCTGATGAAGAGACAGAGGAGGTAAAGggcccattccactagacggcgatcgcgctgcgctctcgctgcgtcctagctgaattggatttgtgtcaTCCTTGATTTCATCATTGGAATGTGATGCAGAACGTAAAcgtatgacaacaaaacacaaataaattGAAATGTCTTTGAAACGGTTTGTTAactttaaagaaaaagaaaatatcacgGTTACCAACAAAGTAAAAGATTGATTATCAGGTTGACCCGATCGATTACAAATGGGGAAAACTAAAACACTGTTTCTGATTCATTTTGCCAACTGTTCATCACCCATAGGGCATAGGGAATTAGCTTACCGGAAAAAGTCCTAACATTTTTGCTCAAAGCGGTCATTCCATTGTAATCTCGTGTTAAAATGAAAACAATCAATCTAAAGTCCCAGGATAGTTACTAAAGAAGTGACCATCTGTTTTCTGTCCCAACCCTTGCACAGCTGACAGGGGAAGAGGTCGGAGCCGGGCTAGACATCTCACCGAAGTTCAGGCTACAGTTCGTCACGGAGAAGCCCGACGGGTCACAGGAGTCATAACTGTTCGGCGCCGCTTTAATTTCCGTCTCGTAAAATTTCGTTGCCATTTGAAATGGTCGGTACCATATCACAGAACTGCACAATttacctagtctctaccaggctccacaggtcgctggaaaaatcgtagaaattgaccaaatagacggataacatacaGTTTGCGACCTGTAAATGGATGGCAAATGGTCCCTacctccatagccgactcccttagcatactattccctctatttggccaatttctactatttttccagccatccgcgggacCTGGTCGAGGCTACACTTACCGTGTATTAGCAAGCCCAATCAACCGTCATGTTTCGTGGCGTAAAGAATTAAGGGTTCAAGGTCAGCCTTTTTGACCCAGATTCGAACCCGAGCTGTtgtagtttcttttttcactaCACTTacctaaatgtgtttttttgttttcgaAACGGTGGCACATTTGTTGCTTTTTATacgtttttatgtgtttttgacCTCTCCTAACTTATGATACGGTTGAAAATGGTATCGACCAGTCAGCGATATGGcatcgaccgtttcaaatggcaacgaccgtttaCTAGACGGAATCCCGCTTTGGCGCCTTCGAGTGAGGGTATATCTGCTGCACGCGGACATCTGCTCAAGACACTGATATATTTGACACCCCTAAAGAGTCATATCAATGAAGCCGATACACTGCCGGATAAGAGCGCCTCCCAACGGAATTAACGCGCATTCCAACGGATAAATCCCTCCGATTTCTTGATAAAAATATCGCTGATTATCATCAACTGCTTAGTACAACCAAATATGGTGCTATCAAAATCAGATGACACACTGGTTCTACCTCTATCATATATACAGATATTTTTGGTGCTAAGTGATATATTTTTGGCTCGTATTTTTATATCACTTTTATATCACACAGAATATATACCAATGTCTTCTGGAATAAATGTTAGATATAGGTCATAGTAGAACAGCTAATTATACACTTCGGACATTGATATCAAGAAAAATTGTGTAATTATAAGTACTATTCTGTCAGCATATACTTGTCACTTGAATGATATTACCACGGCTTTAATATATATAAGTATTTTgatattcttttgttttttgggtagACGATTGCTTGCTCGTTGTTATACTAACAATATTTAAGACACGTATATAATCggaaaatgcttgtttttaAAGCAAAATTTCTTGTGTGTTGATACCTTATATGATTACAAATTATTTAAACATTTTAGTTATATGGTACCAGTACTCAACATTGTCTAATGTTCAAATTTCTTGATTATAGCGAATTCAGCAAGAAAAGCTTTTTTGCTAAGTTTCTGTTGTCTACACCAGTAATGTTTCTATGCATAGATACTACATCACTACTATAATACATGTGATGCGTATAACTAGGCACTATGATTACCGAATGCAttgtccattttgatgacaaaatttgtaaataaaAGGCCAAAATAATTCTTGTACGTTTCTCTTCACTCGTCTGACAGTTCACCAATACTTTATGgatgtacagtatgtaaaacGCTTAAGGGCTAAGGGGTcggtcatatacatgtacgtcataTGATTGCAAACTGACCATGGGGGCATTCTTGGAATAACCGACCATATGTGATCTCCAATCAGATCCTTCGGTTGGTCAGACAGTATTTGTGGGTCGGAGTAGTGTCCAGGGCTAACCCGGGTTTGCCCTCGCCCGGGACACAACCCATACCAaccgaaagatctgcttggagattacggaaAAAATCCACTGCACACCAATCGTACACGCCtaacacggtacaatgtatggcaacaaccattaaacatggtacaaaatagaagtatagaataaaatttCACATCCTA
This genomic window contains:
- the LOC136421795 gene encoding uncharacterized protein gives rise to the protein METWITACVLGLTLIQTAVAEVRVCRLDADCRPEEYCTGVTTGRSDGYCVPRVGARPCVRDRDCPVDEFCSFQGQLQQGFCTQRLDAIPPQYDPLVVGYPFGSLRRCFGDADRGDRTGCPPWEYCSDQTGRTEGYCLGQDCYSNTDCEGVTCNGGAVNPRIRGYCSLPQVPRTQLNLEPQPGQQGEPSLKEAGTSEDSAPKDEETVADEETEELTGEEVGAGLDISPKFRLQFVTEKPDGSQES